A stretch of DNA from Candidatus Bathyarchaeota archaeon:
TCGTCGTTAAGGAAAATTGTAATTTTTCCGTGTCCTTCGAGTCTTGTGATTGGGTCAATTACTATTTCTCTCATTTTTGCACTTTCCTCTTAAGAATTGAGTTAGCTAATGAATACTTGTAGAAAGTTCCAACAGGGTCAACTATCTCTTTCACAACATTGATGTCCTTAGCAAGAGATGCAAGGGCACTGATAGCTGCAGCACCCTGGTCAACTACACGAGGACCTGGACCACCACAACCGGTACAAGGTATGTTTACGTTTGGACATTGACAACCACAACCAGCACGAGTAGCCATACCCATACAGATTACACCTTGATCCAAGAAACAGGTTACACCGTCGTCTTCAATTTCATAAATTCGTTTGAATTCAGTAATTTCGCTGTGTTTCTTTTCTCGCGGGCATTCATCACAAACAGCTTTGTTGGGCAAAAAGCTTGAACCTTTAGGGGGTAAATCACCAGTAATGAACGCGTTAAACATTACCAATATTGAAGGAACAGGCGGAGGACAACCAGATATGGTGTAGTCAACATCCACTGTTTGGGGCAATGTTTTCACAGTGTCATAGACTTCGGGAAGATCTAGTTCACCCTCATTTACTTTGAAACGTGTTTGAGGGGTAACTGATTCAGGGTTTACAGTTGATTGAGTTTCAAGATAGGCACGCTCAAAGACACCATCTTTATCCGAAAGGTTTGCGAGACTTTTCACGCATCCGTCGTTTGCGCATGAGCCAAAAGCCACAAGTATTTTGGATTTTTGTCTTAAGAGTTTAGCCATCTTTTCATTTTCAGAGTTTCTGATTGCTCCGTTGAAGAAACATGCATCAATGCTTTGGTCAGGCATAGCTTCGACATCTTTGTATTTAGTGTCGATTGCTACAGGCCAGAAAACTATGTCAGCTGCCGCAACAACGTCTAAGATTTTTTCGTTAACGTCTAGAACAGCTACTTCACAGCCTCCACAGCTAGCCGCCCAATAAAAAGCGATCTTTAGTTTTTCCTTTGCCATTAGGAACCACCGTTTACAAGAAACTCGGATAAAGTGACCCGACCAAATAAAGCTTTCTTTTTAGCCAGAAAATGACGGTTTAAAAACTAAACAAGTAACCAGAAAAGAATCTACTTTAACTTTTTTAGCAACAAGTCTGCAGCTAAAACCATAGGTTCCCAAGTTTCTGAAACAGGAGGAGCATAACATGTTTCAGCTTGTGCAAGTTCTTGAGCAGTCATTTCTTTTTGAATCATAAAAGACAGAGCATTTATGCGTTGGGTTACTTCTTCGCCGCCGATTATTTGAGCACTAAGTAGTTTTCCAGTTTCTTTTTCGGCAACAAGTTTAATTCGAATAGGCAAAGCTCCAGGATAATAATCTGCACGGGTTTTTGAATTAATAGTTGCAGAAACTGATTTAATACCATATTTTTTAGCCATGAACCCTGGAAGACCAGCACCACCAACTTCAATGTCAAACAGTCGAGTTATCCAAGACCCCAAGGTCCCCATGAATTCTGATACCCCACCAGCAGCGTTAGTTCCGGCAACTTTTCCTTGCCTCACAGCGGTTGTTCCAAGTTGACTTAACATTGGTTCGCCAGTGACAAGGTTTACAGATTCTACACAGTCACCAGCAGCATAAATGTCGGGAATGTTGGTTTCCATTTTAGAGTTTGTTTTTATTGCTTTTGTTTTACCAACTTTTACTCCAGCGTTTTTTGCCAATTCAACGTTTGGAGTAACGCCAGTGGCAACCACTACAACGTCTGCAGGGATAATATTTTGTGCAACACGAACTCCAGTAACTTTAGTAGAACCAAGGATTTCTTCAACGGGTTCGCCGAGAACAAAAGTTACGCTCTTTTCTTCAAGATTTTTTTGAACACGGTCAGCCAAGTCATTGTCAAGAAGAAATGGTAAGACACAGGGCAAAAATTCAACAATTGTAACTTTTAAACCTCGTTCGCGACAAGCTACAGCAACTTCTAATCCAACAAGTCCACTGCCAATAATAACTATCGATTTTGCAGTTTCAAGTGCATTATCAATTCTTTGACCATCTTCAATGGTTCGAACAAAAAAGACCCCTTGCTTTTCTAAACCATGCATCTTTGGCACGCGTGGGTCTGCTCCAGTGGCAATAATCAAACTATCGTATGAAAGGGAGCTTTTGTTTCCAGCATCATTGGTTAAGGTTACGGTCTTTGTTTTTGGATCAATACTATTTACTGTGGTTCGAGTTAGAAGATTTAATTTCATCATTTTGAAGAAACTTTCAGGAAAAACAACTAAATCATCAAAAGACTCAATCTGCCCGCCCAAAACAAAAGGAATACCACACCGTGAATAAGCCACTTTGTCCTCTTTGGTGACAAGAGTGATTTCAGCGGATCTATCGGTTTTCCTAGCAGCAGAAGCTGCATCAACACCTGCCGCATTGGCCCCAATAATTACAATTTTTCGGGGCATAATCTTCAACTCTGGCTATCAGTTAAGAACGGTTTCCATATTAACCTTGTTCTAATGATAGTTAGAGTTAAAAAATGAACAAAGAAAGCTTTTTTCTCTATTTTTTTGTAACAGAGTAGGTACGAGTTTTAGGGTCAGATTCAATTTCTCCGTCACTGAAAAGTTTCTTTAAAGCGTTGTAAGTTTTCTTTTCGGTTACTTCAAGTGTTTCTGCAATTTCAACAAGGGTCATTGGTTTTTCTGAAATCAGTTTGATGATATCTTTATGGATTTTTGCCATTACGAAATCCCAGCTTTTTGTTGACACACTAATTGTCAAGGTTAGATAAAAAATCTTTTATCAATTAAATAGGGTGTTTAGAATTATTTTTTTGTAAATTTTCACCAATTTCGGTTAAGCCCTTATTCTTGGTCAGTTTTTTCGTCTTTCACCAGGGATTTATGCCATTCCACTGCGGCATCAAAAGACAGCAGGGTTTTTAGGTCTTCTTCAAGGTTAGTTGGTTCTATGATTATAATCCATCCTTCGCCGTAGGGGTCTTCGTTGAGTAATTCGGGTTTGGAGTCGAGTTCTTCGTTGACTGCTTCTATGGTGCCGCTTACGGGAGCAATCAAGTCTGAAACTGCTTTTACTGATTCCAAAATACCGAAGGGTTCATCCTTAGTTACAGAGTCCCCAACGCTTGGAAGTTCAACATAGATCACGTCGTTTATTTGTTTTTGAGCATAATCGATTAGCCCAATTTTCACTTTTCCGTCTTCGACGCTTGCCCAGAGGTATTCTTTGTGGTAATACAGGTTCTCGGGTACTTCGTAGTCGTTAACCTTGACCATGATTATTTTCACCAATTAGCAGTTAGGTATGGGGATCTGTTTATCTTAAAAAGCTAACTATTAAAAAGGTCAACATAAAAATCACTAAAAATTGAGTTCATAAATCTGGGAACAACAAACAGATGAAAAAAGCATTTCTAAATTCAGTGACTGAGCGGTTTGAATTGCATCTTCAACAGGGAAAGCTATTGCATCTACTCCAGCTTTAACTGCAAAAACGTCAGTTATTTTGCGATGTTCACCTTTGGGTCTCATGCACCCCAAAACAACAGGAACAGTTGGCATCAATAGTTTTGCACAAACAAGAGTTCTTATAATGTCTGCAGGTTCAGGGGGTTCCACATTTTCCATAGGCGTACCACGGATAGGTATAAACGCAATTATTATGACTGCAGAAGGTGAATATTTTGCAATCAGGTTTAATGCCTTAAACTCGCCCTTAAGATGACCGTAATGCAAGCCCACAAGCACATGAGGAATAAACGGAATTTCGGAATCTTGCAACGCTTTCAAAGATTTTTCATAAACCGTAACAGTAACATCAAGATTGTAAATTTCCTTAATCGTTTCATCTGAACCAATAACATCAATTAATACAGAGTCAACCCCAGCTTTTTTCAACTCTTCTGCAGTAATAAAATCAACTAGCCCAGTATGAACTGAAAGCTTCAGGTCCAACTCGGTTTTTATTTTTTTGAAAGCATCAATAAAATTAGTTAATGGAACCGAGCCATCCAACCCACAGCCTCCACTTATTAAACAACCTTGTGTGCCATCGTTTTTCAATTTTTTACAAACATCAAAAAGGTCCTTTGGACTATTAACGGGGGTCATTGTGTTTAGCACTTTTTTGTTGCAGTGTTTACAGTTCAGGGCACAAGAAGAACCAGTAACAGAAATTGATGGAAAACTGTTCTGAGAAGAACAAAAAAACTTGTTTTTATAGTGAACAAAACTTGGAGCAAAAAAATTGATGGTTTGTGTTTCAGGGGAAAAGGCTCCGTTTTCAAGCAAAGAAACAAATTTTTCTTTGGGCATTTGCCATATTTCTTTGGCGTTTAGACGTGTCATACTTGTTTACATTCAGGTACGTTTTCTAAAAACGTTTTGAGGATACAGGCAAACGTTCTTTAGAGAATCTGTTTTTGGGGTCACATAGACAGCCAAAAATTAAGATAATTAAATACAAGATTTCAATTATAGATTCCAGACATCTGGTGTGACCGATGAAAGAGAAAGGATTTATTGAAAAAATTCGTGTTTCTATTGGTTCCGCCATTGTATTGGATCTGAAAAAAGGCAGTATTGATGTTAAACCAACTACAGCGTATCTGCTTTTGGGGCGAGGCACAAAATGTTTGGCTAATTGTAGTTTTTGTACCCAAGCAAAACATAGCAATTCAAGAGCGAATATGCTTTCTAGGGTTACGTGGCCGGAATTTCCTGCTGAAGAAGTGATATCAAGTATAGAAAAAGCAGCGAAAACAGCAAAAATTAAGCGGATTTGTGTTCAGTCCCTTAATTATCCACAGGTTTTTGGTGACGTTTTATGCCTCGTTAAAAAAATCAAAACTAAAGTGGATGTTCCAATTTCAGTTTCTTGTAAGCCATTAAACAAAGAACAAGCGGAACATATGTTTCAAGCAGGGGTGAACCGAATATGCATTGCTTTGGATGCAGCTACAGAACAAATTTTTGAAAAAATAAAGGGAACAAATGTGGGTGCAAAATACAAATGGATTGAACAAAGAAAAGCATTACAAGAAGCCGTTACTGTTTTTGGTTATGAGTTTGTTAGCACGCATCTTATTGTTGGCCTAGGAGAAACAGAAAAAGAACTATGTCAAACAATTCAATGGTGCGTTGATTCACGAATAAAACCTGCTTTGTTTGCTTTCACGCCAATCAAGGGAACAGCCCTTGAAAACAACCTGCCCCCCCAGCTAAGTTATTATCGACGAACACAAGTTGCCAATTTTTTGCTAACAAAGGGAAAAACAACTATTAGAGAAATGGAATTTGACAACAACGGAAAGATTACAAGTTTTGGAGTCACTAAAGAAGATTTAATGAAAACGTTACAAAAAGGAGAACCTTTCCTTACATCAGGATGTCCAGATTGCAATCGACCATACTATAATGAAAAACCATCTGGACCATTGTACAATTATCCACGTTCGTTGTTGCCAAAAGAGGTTGAAAAAGAGAGAAAAAATTTGGGTTTTTAAATCCAGATTTTTTTGGGTTTTCGCATTAAAAGAACAATTACTGTGATACTTGCGACAACTGTTGTTGCAACAAAAATATACATCAAGTTTCGTGTGGAATCTAATTCTACACTTAGATCAGATTCTAGGTTGGTATAATTCTTCAAACTATTGTGGTAAGTAGCATTTAGTTGATTGTATTCGGCCCGCAGTTCTTCTAATTCGATGTTTTGAATGTAAGTTAAAGCAAAACCAGAGGGAGTAATCTTTTGATGAGAACCCATGAAATCCCATTCAGAAGTAATTATTCCATATATCAATCCGGGTGAGATATCATTTGGAACTGATATTTGGTAGTTTGCTTCATGGAAAGTAAGCGGCATATTTTGAATGTGTGTAATTTCAGCAAGGGAAATTTCGTCTTTAGCATTTATAAGTCCATAGACTAAAACGTCAATGTATTCAACGTCAACTTGGACTTGGGTTACAGCTTCAGTGGTTATAGTTATGGTTATTGTTTCTCCAGGAGAAGACTGAACAGGAGCAACAATGTCTATGAGTAAACCTCCATAAGCAAGAGTGTACACATTTTTTGTTTGCTCAGATTGGGACCAAACAATCCCCGAAAAACTCATAGTAAATAGGAAAACACAAACTATTAGGGCAAACAATTTCTTGAATTTCATTGCTGTTACCTCTGAAAACCACTGCCCTCATTTTTCAAATAGAGAAATATTTAACAGTTCCGATAAAAGAAAAAAGTAAAAAAATAGACAGGCACCTTGTAAAAAGATGAATTTTAGATTTACCACTAGATTGACCGAATTAATCGTTGATATAGGTAAACAAAATATACTAGAGCAAATACGGTTAGAAATATTTCAAACGATAGTATTGCCTGGTTTTTTTCGGTAGCTCTGAAGAATCCTGTTTGTGAAATGTCCCAGAAAACTAGTACTTGCAAAAAGATGGCGCTACTTACACAACCTAGACCGAAACTGTGAAACAAGAATCGTAAACTTGAAGGTGTCTTAAACATTTTTCTTCAAAAATATTCCTTATGCTAACACCTTATCTTACTTATGAAAAAAAAATAAAGATTGAAAAAAAAGATTTGAACTACCTATTTCTAGGTAGTCAACTTCCACCAGTTTAACCCCAGCGCCAAATCTTTCGACCGTAGAATATTTCAGGCATAATCAGGAAGCCAGACATCGAGATGGGTATTATTACAGCCCAATCCATTAGACTCAAAGGAACGGTTCCAAGTAACCCGGTGTACGGAACTGCAGCTGACACTATCATTGAGGCAATTACTGCAAACAACAGGAATTTATTTGATGTAAAGCTCAGCCTGAATGCGCTCTTTGTTTCTGATCTACAATTCCAGACGACGAGCAATTCCCTAAGTGTGGCTTGCATGAAAGCCATAGTCTGGGCATACGCTAAGGAGTGTCCCCACACAAAGTATGCTACAGCAAATAACCCACCAGTAGCAAGGGCTTGTGATAAGAAAGAAGCCATGATTGAAGCGCCTCTTCCATGGAGTATCCCATCATTAGGGTTTCGTGGTTTACGACTCATTAAATCTTCCTGAGGTGGATCCATGCTCAAAGCAAGTGCAGGACCACCATCGGTAACAAGATTTATCCACAAAATCATTTGTGCTGTCAGAGGAAGTATACTTTCTTCGGTTCCCAAGATGGGTCCTAAAAATGCAAAGACTGCAATTACTAGAAGTTCATCAAAATTGGAACGTAACAGGAAAAATGAAAATTTGCGGATATTGTCATATATGGCTCGTCCGCCTTCAACGGCTGTGACTATTGTGGCAAAGTTGTCGTCTGCCAGTACCATGTCTGCAGCTTCTCGCGTAACATCAGTTCCAGTGATTCCCATAGCAATACCAATGTCAGCTTGCTTGAGTGCTGGAGCGTCGTTGACTCCATCTCCAGTCATAGCTACGATGTGACCTTTGTCTTTGAGGGCTTTTACGATTCTAAGTTTGTGTTCAGGCGAAACACGAGCATATACAACTGCTTTTTCAACTATGTTTTCAAATTCTGTGTCAGTCATTTTGTCTAATTCTGCACCGGTAAAAGCTAAGTCGCCTTCGACCATTATGGTTAATTCTTTTGCGATGGCAACTGCTGTGAGCTTGTGGTCTCCAGTAATCATTACAGTCTTGATGCCTGCTTTTCGGCAAAGTTCATTTGCACCTTTTGCTTCATCTCGGGGAGGATCTATCATTCCTGCCAAACCGATGAACACTAAGTTGCTTTCTAGGTCTTCTTCATCATAGTCGGTATTTGCATTTGGAGGTAATTCTTTGTAAGCAATTGCAAGAACACGAAGGGCTTGATTAGCCATTTCTTCATTGGTTTTCAAGATTTGGTCTTTTTCGGTCTGAGTTAATTTGACTACTTTGCCGCCTTTGATTACATTCACTGAACGGTCTAACAGGATTTCAACAGCACCTTTGACATAAGAAACAACTTTTCCATCAGGTGTTTTATGAACTGTGGTCATTCGTTTTCTCTCAGAAGTAAAGGGTATTTCTTGTAGACGAGGATATTGACTGTCCAACTCAGTTTTAATCATTCCTGCCTTTGCAGCTGCAACAATTATGGCTCCTTCAGTTGTGTCACCAAGCACTTTAGTTCCGTCATAATTGGCGTTGGCACACAATGTGCTAGATCTTAGCAACAACTCAAGATCAGTTTCTTTAGTTGCATCTATTTTGTTACCGTTAACCAAGAAATCGCCTTTAGGTTCATAACCTGCACCAGATACGCTAACCATTTTGTCGTTGACGTAGATTTTGCGCACAGTCATTTCGCCTTTGGTCAAAGTTCCAGTTTTGTCAGAACAAATTATGTCTGTAGCACCCAAAGTTTCCGCAGAGGAAAGTCGTCTGATTAGGGCTTTACGTTTTGCAAGTTCTCTAGCACCTAAAGCAAGAGACACAGTTACTACTGCAGGTAAACCTTCAGGAACTGCAGAGACTGCAAGAGCAATTGCAGTTTCAAAGGCGACAATTAAATCACCAAGAACAGATTCAAAACTGCCTCCTGCAGATAAAAAGAATATTTCGTATAGTTCTATTGTGAATATTGCAGCGCTTACTAAAATTATTAGGATTCCAAGTTTTTTGGCGAATTTTGTTAGTTTTTGTTTGAGGGGTGATTCTGTTTGTTCTACAGATTGAACCATTTCAGCAACTTTACCGAATTCGGTTTTCATTCCAGTGGAAGTTATTACGGCTTTACCTCGACCATATGTTAGGTGAGTAGCCATGAAAAGGGAATTTTTACGATCAGCTACAGCAGTTTTTGGACCAAGAACTACATCTTTTTTGTCTACAGCTGTAGATTCTCCAGTTAGAATTGCTTCATCAGTTTTAAGGTCTACAACTTCAAGGACTCGTGAATCCGCGGGTATTCGGTCTCCCGCTTCAAGGAGAACAATATCTCCGGGGACAACTTCCCTTGCGGGAATTAGCTGTTCTTGACCATCCCTGAGCACCCGGGCTTTGGGAGCCGTGAGCTGTTTCATGGCTTCCATTGCCTTTTCTGAACGATATTCTTGAACAAAGCCAACTAGGGCGTTAAGAAATATGATAGCACCGATAGTTGCAGCGTCCACGTATTCGCTCCCATCGTGGGTAAATGCAATTATTAATGAGACAGCCATCGCAAACAAAAGCATGATTACGAAGATGTCTTTGAATTGCCCCAAGAAAATCTGAAGAGGACTAATTTTTTTCTTTTCTACAAGCTCGTTTGGTCCGAACTCTTTTAGTCGTCGTTCAGCTTCTTCGGTTGTTAATCCTTTTTCTGTGACTTTCAGTGATTCTAAAAGTTCCTTTTTTTCCATCGAATGGTATTCAGAACTCATTTCAACCGCCTATTTTCCAATCTGCAGAGTTTAGATGGAAGAACCATGTTGTTATTAAAAAGCGTTTCTTAGATTATGTACAAAATTTTCTCACAAATACACTGAATAATGAAATAATATTCAGATGCAAAATACGTATAATAAAAAATACACAAACATAATGATATTCAATTAATATTAGGGAAAACCTTAAAACAAACAAACTGGAACCGTAATACTTCTATAAAAAGGTGTGAAAAATTACGATGATGATTGATTGGACAATTGCGCCTATTACAGCAACAATATCGATTCTAGTTGCACTTTATCTTTATTTTTACATTAACAGACAAAGTGCTGGAACAGAAAAAATGCAAGAGATTTCTAACGCCATCCAAGAAGGCGCCAGAGCATTCATGAAAGTGGAATTCAAATACCTCGCAACTTTCGTTGCAGTCATGGCAGTAATCTTAACCTTTGTTCCTATGGTTGCAGACATTGGATTTAGTTACTTAATGGGAATTGCATTCGTTTTTGGTGCACTTTGTTCTGCTTTTTCAGGTGTCTTGGGAATGACTGTTGCCCTAAAAGCAAACGTCAGAGCAGCAAACGCCGCAAAAGAAGGACTGAACAAAGCATTTCCAATAGCTTTCCGTGGTGGAGCCGTCATGGGCTTAGCCGTAGTCGGATTAGCTCTCCTTGGATTAAGCACAGTTTACTACTTTACTATGGATCCAGAAATAGTTCTGGGCTTCGGCTTTGGAGCAAGCGCAGTAGCATTGTTTGCCAAAATTGGCGGTGGAATATATACAAAAACAGCCGACGTTGCAGCAGACCTTGTAGGAAAAGTTGAACATGACATACCCGAAGACGACCCCCGAAACCCTGGAGTAATCGCCGACAATGTTGGTGACAACGTTGGTGACGTGGCAGGAATGGGATCAGATCTTTTTGACTCATATGTAGCAAGTATAATTGCAGTAATGACACTTGGTGTTGCACTATCTCAAACTGCGAGTTATGTTTCAATATCATTTGTCGATGTGCCACTTGTGTTTGCTGGACTTGGAATTATAGCCTCCATTTTGGGAGTTGCAATAGTTCGAGTAGGCAAAAAAGGAAACCCTGGAAAAGCACTCAACATCGGAACATATCTAACATGCATCATTTTCGCTTTGATGACCCTCGGTGCAACATATTATCTTGACATTAACATTGGCGTTTGGGCAGCAGCAGTAATTGGATTGATTGGAGGTGTTGTTATTGGAATTACAACAGACTTCTTCACGTCGATAGACAAGTTTCCAGTAATACGAACAGCTGAAGCATCACAGACTGGCGCTGCAGTTAATATTATCACTGGCTTTTCTTACGGATTACTAAGTATTTTCCCAGCATTACTAGGAATTGGTTTCGCTTCTGCAGGATCATACATGATAGCAGAATATTTCATCGAGGCAGAAGGAGCAGGTGTTTACGGTATTGGCATGGCAGCAGTCGGAATGTTGTCGATTGTTGGAATGATTGTAGCCGGTGACGCTTTTGGACCTATCGCAGACAACGCAGGTGGTATAGCAGAACAAACAGGACTTGACGAAGAAGTCCTAGACATTACTGCAAGTCTTGACGCAGCTGGCAACACTTCTAAGGCAATAACCAAAGGATTCGCCATTGGAGCAGCAGGATTAACAGTAATTGCTTTGCTTGCAGCATTCCAAGCTATAGTTCAAGAAAAAACTGGTGCATTAATTACTTTTGATCTGATGGACCCGTTGGTTTTGACGGGAGCACTTGTGGGTCTTACAATACCTGCAGTGTTTTCAGCAATGGTAATGCTCAGCGTTGGCAAAAATGCTTCCTGTATGATTGAAGAAATCCGTCGACAGTTCAGAGAAATTCCGGGATTGCTAGAAGGCAAAGAAGGCGTTAAAGCAGATTATGCAGCTTGTGTTGACATAGCCACAAAAGGTGCAATTAAGGAATTAATTCTTCCAAGTGTTTTGTCTATTGGCATTACATTAATAGTAGGTTTCATTGGAGGAATTCAAGCCCTTGGTGGTTTCCTTGCAGGCAGCATATTCTCAGGGCTTATCTTTGCTCTATTCATGTCTAACGCTGGTGGACTTTGGGACAACGCAAAGAAATACATTGAAGCTGGTGCATTTGGCGGAAAAGGTTCTGAACCCCATAAAGCTGCTGTTGTTGGAGACACTGTTGGTGACCCATTCAAAGACACGGCAGGACCTTCGTTGAACACGTTGATTACTGTAATGGCTTTGGTTGCTTCGGTATTTGCACCGACAATTGTGTTGTATGCGCTACTATAGAACCTCATCTAAAACGAGGACTTACCGAGGAAATTCCAATCCTCGGTCACAAACTTTTCTTTTTTGAATTTTTCCGCAAGTTTTTGTTCATAAACAGTTAAGGGTTCTTCAACAAATTCCACGTTCAAAGCTTTCTCAAAACCCCTAACTAATGCATTATAAGCGTCTTGAACGGAAAAATCAGGGTTTATTTCCTGTTTTATACAACCAAGTTTGCGTTTAGCTACGTCAATAATTTCTTCTAAATTTGTTGACCAAGGAACCCTAAGGATACTGAACATAGTAGGGTAGTCTATTTGGAGTAAAAAGGTGCCATGTTGCATTAAAACCCCTTTTTTTGAGGTTTGAGCGTTGCCAGAAATCTTTTTTCCATCAATAGAAAGGTTGGGGCACCGTTTTGGGTCAGGGGAATGGAAATCAGCTTTGGCACCTAATATCTTTGCAGCTTCGTTGAGTCCAGTACAGATTTTCTGATAGGCGCCTAAAAGGTCCAAGTTTTTGCATCCTAGGTCAGCAGTTTTTGCAGTTATGCTATAGGTAATTTCTCCATTTTTGTCGTGATAAACAGCTCCGCCGCCACTTATTCTTCGGACTATGTCTATTTGTTGTTTTTTGCATTCTCCAAGGTTGATTTCGTTTTCTAAGGTTTGGAAGCGCCCAATTGAAACAGCAGAGGGGTTCCACATGTAAAAACGTAATGTGTTAGTTACTTTGCCGTGTATTCGGGCAGTTAGGATTGCTTCATCAATTGCCA
This window harbors:
- a CDS encoding oxidoreductase, with product MAKEKLKIAFYWAASCGGCEVAVLDVNEKILDVVAAADIVFWPVAIDTKYKDVEAMPDQSIDACFFNGAIRNSENEKMAKLLRQKSKILVAFGSCANDGCVKSLANLSDKDGVFERAYLETQSTVNPESVTPQTRFKVNEGELDLPEVYDTVKTLPQTVDVDYTISGCPPPVPSILVMFNAFITGDLPPKGSSFLPNKAVCDECPREKKHSEITEFKRIYEIEDDGVTCFLDQGVICMGMATRAGCGCQCPNVNIPCTGCGGPGPRVVDQGAAAISALASLAKDINVVKEIVDPVGTFYKYSLANSILKRKVQK
- a CDS encoding FAD-dependent oxidoreductase, which produces MPRKIVIIGANAAGVDAASAARKTDRSAEITLVTKEDKVAYSRCGIPFVLGGQIESFDDLVVFPESFFKMMKLNLLTRTTVNSIDPKTKTVTLTNDAGNKSSLSYDSLIIATGADPRVPKMHGLEKQGVFFVRTIEDGQRIDNALETAKSIVIIGSGLVGLEVAVACRERGLKVTIVEFLPCVLPFLLDNDLADRVQKNLEEKSVTFVLGEPVEEILGSTKVTGVRVAQNIIPADVVVVATGVTPNVELAKNAGVKVGKTKAIKTNSKMETNIPDIYAAGDCVESVNLVTGEPMLSQLGTTAVRQGKVAGTNAAGGVSEFMGTLGSWITRLFDIEVGGAGLPGFMAKKYGIKSVSATINSKTRADYYPGALPIRIKLVAEKETGKLLSAQIIGGEEVTQRINALSFMIQKEMTAQELAQAETCYAPPVSETWEPMVLAADLLLKKLK
- the gcvH gene encoding glycine cleavage system protein GcvH, encoding MVKVNDYEVPENLYYHKEYLWASVEDGKVKIGLIDYAQKQINDVIYVELPSVGDSVTKDEPFGILESVKAVSDLIAPVSGTIEAVNEELDSKPELLNEDPYGEGWIIIIEPTNLEEDLKTLLSFDAAVEWHKSLVKDEKTDQE
- a CDS encoding radical SAM protein, which encodes MTRLNAKEIWQMPKEKFVSLLENGAFSPETQTINFFAPSFVHYKNKFFCSSQNSFPSISVTGSSCALNCKHCNKKVLNTMTPVNSPKDLFDVCKKLKNDGTQGCLISGGCGLDGSVPLTNFIDAFKKIKTELDLKLSVHTGLVDFITAEELKKAGVDSVLIDVIGSDETIKEIYNLDVTVTVYEKSLKALQDSEIPFIPHVLVGLHYGHLKGEFKALNLIAKYSPSAVIIIAFIPIRGTPMENVEPPEPADIIRTLVCAKLLMPTVPVVLGCMRPKGEHRKITDVFAVKAGVDAIAFPVEDAIQTAQSLNLEMLFSSVCCSQIYELNF
- a CDS encoding radical SAM protein, with the protein product MKEKGFIEKIRVSIGSAIVLDLKKGSIDVKPTTAYLLLGRGTKCLANCSFCTQAKHSNSRANMLSRVTWPEFPAEEVISSIEKAAKTAKIKRICVQSLNYPQVFGDVLCLVKKIKTKVDVPISVSCKPLNKEQAEHMFQAGVNRICIALDAATEQIFEKIKGTNVGAKYKWIEQRKALQEAVTVFGYEFVSTHLIVGLGETEKELCQTIQWCVDSRIKPALFAFTPIKGTALENNLPPQLSYYRRTQVANFLLTKGKTTIREMEFDNNGKITSFGVTKEDLMKTLQKGEPFLTSGCPDCNRPYYNEKPSGPLYNYPRSLLPKEVEKERKNLGF
- a CDS encoding cation-translocating P-type ATPase is translated as MEKKELLESLKVTEKGLTTEEAERRLKEFGPNELVEKKKISPLQIFLGQFKDIFVIMLLFAMAVSLIIAFTHDGSEYVDAATIGAIIFLNALVGFVQEYRSEKAMEAMKQLTAPKARVLRDGQEQLIPAREVVPGDIVLLEAGDRIPADSRVLEVVDLKTDEAILTGESTAVDKKDVVLGPKTAVADRKNSLFMATHLTYGRGKAVITSTGMKTEFGKVAEMVQSVEQTESPLKQKLTKFAKKLGILIILVSAAIFTIELYEIFFLSAGGSFESVLGDLIVAFETAIALAVSAVPEGLPAVVTVSLALGARELAKRKALIRRLSSAETLGATDIICSDKTGTLTKGEMTVRKIYVNDKMVSVSGAGYEPKGDFLVNGNKIDATKETDLELLLRSSTLCANANYDGTKVLGDTTEGAIIVAAAKAGMIKTELDSQYPRLQEIPFTSERKRMTTVHKTPDGKVVSYVKGAVEILLDRSVNVIKGGKVVKLTQTEKDQILKTNEEMANQALRVLAIAYKELPPNANTDYDEEDLESNLVFIGLAGMIDPPRDEAKGANELCRKAGIKTVMITGDHKLTAVAIAKELTIMVEGDLAFTGAELDKMTDTEFENIVEKAVVYARVSPEHKLRIVKALKDKGHIVAMTGDGVNDAPALKQADIGIAMGITGTDVTREAADMVLADDNFATIVTAVEGGRAIYDNIRKFSFFLLRSNFDELLVIAVFAFLGPILGTEESILPLTAQMILWINLVTDGGPALALSMDPPQEDLMSRKPRNPNDGILHGRGASIMASFLSQALATGGLFAVAYFVWGHSLAYAQTMAFMQATLRELLVVWNCRSETKSAFRLSFTSNKFLLFAVIASMIVSAAVPYTGLLGTVPLSLMDWAVIIPISMSGFLIMPEIFYGRKIWRWG
- a CDS encoding sodium-translocating pyrophosphatase; amino-acid sequence: MMIDWTIAPITATISILVALYLYFYINRQSAGTEKMQEISNAIQEGARAFMKVEFKYLATFVAVMAVILTFVPMVADIGFSYLMGIAFVFGALCSAFSGVLGMTVALKANVRAANAAKEGLNKAFPIAFRGGAVMGLAVVGLALLGLSTVYYFTMDPEIVLGFGFGASAVALFAKIGGGIYTKTADVAADLVGKVEHDIPEDDPRNPGVIADNVGDNVGDVAGMGSDLFDSYVASIIAVMTLGVALSQTASYVSISFVDVPLVFAGLGIIASILGVAIVRVGKKGNPGKALNIGTYLTCIIFALMTLGATYYLDINIGVWAAAVIGLIGGVVIGITTDFFTSIDKFPVIRTAEASQTGAAVNIITGFSYGLLSIFPALLGIGFASAGSYMIAEYFIEAEGAGVYGIGMAAVGMLSIVGMIVAGDAFGPIADNAGGIAEQTGLDEEVLDITASLDAAGNTSKAITKGFAIGAAGLTVIALLAAFQAIVQEKTGALITFDLMDPLVLTGALVGLTIPAVFSAMVMLSVGKNASCMIEEIRRQFREIPGLLEGKEGVKADYAACVDIATKGAIKELILPSVLSIGITLIVGFIGGIQALGGFLAGSIFSGLIFALFMSNAGGLWDNAKKYIEAGAFGGKGSEPHKAAVVGDTVGDPFKDTAGPSLNTLITVMALVASVFAPTIVLYALL